One genomic segment of Pedobacter endophyticus includes these proteins:
- a CDS encoding response regulator transcription factor: MSDLILIVDDNEDILDFLSEIFCEKYEVLTAEDGKQALTMLSENVIDLIISDIMMPEIDGFEFCKEVKSNIDYCHIPLILLTSKNTYQAKIDGLEVGADAYVQKPFSPDFLMLQAANLLKNRVKIRAHFASAPFEDTRVMAHSKSDELFLKKLDEYVQQHIDDLNLDIDQLAYHMNMSRPTFYRKVKAISKISPKELVNIARLKKAVRLIAENQYKLFEIAQMVGYSSQSIFGKNFQKHYGMTPIEYAAQLKSRES; encoded by the coding sequence ATGAGCGATTTGATTTTAATTGTTGATGACAACGAAGATATATTGGATTTCTTGTCGGAAATATTTTGTGAGAAGTACGAGGTATTAACCGCCGAGGATGGCAAGCAAGCTTTAACAATGTTAAGCGAAAATGTGATCGATTTAATCATTAGCGATATTATGATGCCCGAAATTGATGGCTTCGAATTTTGCAAGGAAGTAAAATCGAATATCGATTATTGCCACATTCCGTTGATTTTACTAACCTCAAAAAACACGTACCAAGCTAAAATCGACGGCTTGGAAGTTGGCGCCGATGCTTATGTGCAAAAGCCCTTTTCGCCCGATTTTTTAATGCTACAGGCTGCCAACCTGCTTAAAAACCGGGTTAAAATCCGTGCGCATTTTGCCAGTGCTCCATTTGAAGATACGCGTGTAATGGCACACTCGAAAAGTGACGAGCTATTTTTAAAAAAGCTTGATGAGTATGTTCAACAGCACATCGACGATCTCAATTTAGATATCGATCAGCTGGCCTACCACATGAACATGAGCCGTCCGACGTTTTACAGAAAGGTGAAGGCCATATCCAAAATTTCGCCGAAAGAGCTCGTCAACATTGCCAGATTGAAGAAAGCAGTTCGTTTAATTGCCGAAAATCAGTACAAGCTATTCGAAATTGCACAAATGGTGGGCTACAGCTCGCAAAGTATTTTTGGTAAGAATTTCCAAAAGCATTATGGCATGACACCGATTGAATACGCGGCGCAGTTGAAGAGTAGGGAGTCTTGA
- a CDS encoding response regulator produces MKKRVLIIDDDNELQEVFPLMFQHKEYELKALLNIQDIDQILADFKPDLILLDIWIGKVDGRVVCNYLKSHQQTVNIPIILISAVKIDIDDVHCTPDAILHKPFEMDELIELMDELLHTS; encoded by the coding sequence ATGAAGAAAAGAGTACTTATTATTGATGATGACAATGAGTTGCAGGAAGTATTCCCATTGATGTTTCAGCACAAGGAATACGAGCTCAAGGCCCTGCTCAACATTCAGGATATCGATCAGATATTGGCAGATTTTAAGCCAGACCTCATTTTGCTCGATATCTGGATCGGGAAGGTTGATGGCAGAGTGGTGTGCAACTATTTAAAGAGTCACCAGCAAACCGTAAACATCCCCATTATTTTAATTTCAGCAGTTAAAATAGATATCGACGATGTACATTGTACCCCCGATGCCATTTTGCACAAGCCCTTTGAAATGGATGAGCTCATTGAATTGATGGACGAACTGCTCCACACTTCCTAA
- a CDS encoding AI-2E family transporter, with product MHKLQQSVYIVLLLVLVFGGLYIGSSFLIPLALAGVFSMLFIKLCNFFERRGMNRGLAAFLCIFVFIAAVAIIAGLLYWQMGSLTENLDAMKSRLTGMIEQLRSWVNQKVGIDKKQQKEIIQQGNSQTGAMLAGFAMNVMSIAVNTVLVLVYMYLSLYYRAHIKQFILKLVPNGDENKAAGIVHESGLVAQKYLSGLGAMIGVLWVMYGIGFSLVGVESAIFFSVLCGILEIVPFVGNLTGTSVTVLAVIAQGGDSKMIIGVLLVYGIVQLVQTYILEPLIVGEQVNINPLFTILAIVLGEFIWGVAGMILAIPILGIVKIICDRVEVLKPYGFLIGPAKAPVRRKSLFNRK from the coding sequence ATGCATAAACTTCAACAAAGCGTTTACATTGTTTTACTCTTAGTACTCGTTTTCGGCGGGCTGTATATTGGCAGTAGTTTCCTTATTCCCCTGGCACTTGCAGGCGTTTTCTCCATGTTGTTTATCAAACTATGCAACTTCTTCGAAAGGCGTGGAATGAACCGTGGCCTCGCCGCCTTTCTCTGTATTTTTGTATTTATTGCTGCCGTAGCCATAATTGCCGGCCTTTTATACTGGCAAATGGGTAGCCTGACCGAAAACCTCGATGCCATGAAATCGCGACTCACGGGAATGATAGAACAGCTCCGATCATGGGTTAATCAAAAAGTCGGCATAGATAAAAAGCAGCAAAAAGAAATTATCCAGCAGGGCAACAGCCAAACCGGAGCCATGCTGGCCGGTTTTGCAATGAATGTGATGAGCATTGCCGTAAATACCGTTTTGGTCCTCGTGTATATGTACCTCAGTTTATATTATCGGGCACACATTAAACAGTTTATTTTAAAACTTGTACCAAACGGCGACGAAAATAAGGCAGCCGGAATTGTACACGAAAGCGGCCTGGTAGCCCAGAAATACCTCAGCGGTTTAGGTGCTATGATCGGCGTATTGTGGGTAATGTACGGAATCGGTTTTAGCCTGGTAGGTGTAGAAAGCGCTATCTTTTTTTCCGTACTCTGTGGCATTCTCGAAATTGTTCCCTTTGTGGGTAACCTAACCGGAACATCAGTAACCGTTTTGGCCGTTATAGCGCAAGGTGGCGATTCCAAAATGATTATTGGCGTTTTACTCGTATATGGAATAGTGCAATTGGTACAAACCTATATCCTCGAGCCCCTAATTGTTGGCGAGCAGGTAAACATTAACCCCCTGTTTACCATTCTGGCCATTGTTTTAGGCGAGTTTATTTGGGGCGTTGCAGGTATGATTTTGGCTATTCCCATCCTTGGCATTGTTAAAATTATTTGCGATAGGGTAGAAGTGCTTAAACCTTACGGCTTTTTAATTGGCCCCGCAAAAGCCCCCGTACGCAGGAAAAGCCTATTTAATAGAAAATAA
- a CDS encoding DUF3175 domain-containing protein, with amino-acid sequence MSSTKKTSKKWSGEVTEHSDALDLKEHIFESKDPKKIARSLKKSAEDSDRRKSSPYRSAMSMLTFYINRAGKNLPDSQKKVLEDAKDELRKVFDREPKK; translated from the coding sequence ATGAGCAGCACGAAAAAAACAAGCAAAAAGTGGTCGGGAGAAGTAACAGAACATAGTGATGCGCTAGACCTTAAGGAACATATTTTTGAGTCGAAAGATCCAAAAAAGATTGCCCGGTCTTTAAAAAAGTCGGCCGAAGATAGCGATAGGCGGAAGTCATCTCCTTACCGCTCGGCGATGTCGATGTTAACATTTTATATTAACCGTGCGGGGAAAAACCTGCCGGATAGCCAAAAGAAAGTGCTTGAGGATGCGAAAGACGAGTTGAGAAAAGTGTTTGACCGTGAACCGAAAAAATAA
- a CDS encoding DoxX family protein, with translation MKSIARVLLGAGLIFAGIGHLTFARKPFQAQVPDWVPLKKDDTVVYSGFVEILMGASLIFAPKKYRSQVGLLAAALFVAVFPGNISQYLNKRSAFGLNTDGKRFARLFFQPVLVYWALKSTSRGRKVLKAG, from the coding sequence ATGAAAAGCATAGCGAGGGTTTTACTCGGGGCAGGATTAATTTTTGCAGGAATAGGGCATTTAACTTTTGCCAGAAAGCCATTTCAGGCACAAGTGCCCGATTGGGTGCCATTAAAAAAAGATGACACCGTAGTTTACTCAGGCTTCGTAGAAATACTAATGGGTGCCAGTTTAATTTTTGCCCCCAAAAAGTACCGTAGCCAGGTTGGTTTATTAGCCGCCGCTTTATTTGTGGCCGTTTTTCCCGGCAATATTTCTCAATACCTCAACAAAAGAAGCGCCTTTGGTTTAAATACCGACGGAAAAAGATTCGCCAGATTATTCTTTCAGCCTGTGCTGGTGTACTGGGCCTTAAAAAGTACGAGTAGAGGAAGGAAAGTACTAAAAGCCGGGTAA
- a CDS encoding DUF6965 family protein — protein sequence MQELLALEDFFTKAGKQQVPIFLNQATEITDYDYFLQSHFQPLKADLTSKVNQPLVHRLKMLKLLIEANG from the coding sequence ATGCAAGAGTTATTAGCGTTAGAAGATTTCTTTACCAAGGCAGGAAAGCAGCAGGTTCCGATTTTTCTGAATCAGGCCACTGAAATAACTGATTATGATTATTTTCTTCAAAGTCATTTTCAACCGCTCAAAGCGGATCTTACCTCGAAAGTGAACCAGCCATTGGTACACCGTTTAAAAATGCTGAAACTGCTGATTGAGGCGAACGGCTAA
- a CDS encoding SelT/SelW/SelH family protein, with protein sequence MNKPLITIEYCPKCGWMLRSAYMAQELLTTFTDEIKGVTLIPSETGGTFLVSVNQAIIFDRKQEQRFPEIKELKQLVRDYVSPDKDLGHSDRK encoded by the coding sequence ATGAACAAACCCTTGATAACGATAGAATATTGCCCCAAATGCGGCTGGATGCTCCGGTCAGCTTACATGGCCCAAGAACTGTTAACCACCTTTACCGACGAGATTAAAGGCGTTACCCTTATTCCCAGCGAAACTGGCGGAACGTTTTTAGTCAGCGTAAACCAGGCAATCATCTTCGACCGTAAACAAGAACAACGGTTCCCCGAAATAAAAGAATTAAAGCAACTCGTACGCGATTATGTAAGCCCAGATAAAGATTTGGGGCACAGCGATCGCAAATGA
- the mnmE gene encoding tRNA uridine-5-carboxymethylaminomethyl(34) synthesis GTPase MnmE, giving the protein MNNQDTIIALSTPQGSGAIGVIRLSGPDAIALTNSVFAGKDLEQQASHTLHFGLIKDGEQLIDEVVAGLFVAPKSYTKENVVEISCHGSNYIIQQIINLLVAKGARAAKPGEFTLRAFLNGAFDLSQAEAVADLIASNSKASHDVAMQQMRGGFATELKGLREQLIHFASMIELELDFAEEDVEFANREQLKNLVNRISVVLRRLIGSFEMGNVIKNGVPIVIAGKPNVGKSTLLNALLNEERAIVSDIAGTTRDTIEDELTIGGVVFRFIDTAGIRDTADIIEALGVERTLEKMKLAKLIIYMADASQTIAEIEEQVKGLKQLQIPYLIIVNKADLIDADRRKALESMDAVLISARDKVGIEELKVTLLEQVNLHHINTDETLVTNVRHVEALKQTENALQRVMDNVDNPVTSDFLAMDIKQALHYLGEITGTVTTDDLLENIFTKFCIGK; this is encoded by the coding sequence ATGAACAATCAGGATACTATCATTGCTTTATCTACCCCGCAGGGCTCGGGTGCTATTGGCGTAATTCGCTTATCGGGGCCAGACGCTATTGCGCTAACAAACAGCGTTTTTGCAGGCAAAGATCTGGAACAACAAGCTTCGCACACGTTGCACTTTGGGCTGATTAAGGATGGGGAGCAGCTGATTGATGAAGTGGTAGCGGGTTTGTTTGTGGCGCCAAAATCGTACACGAAGGAAAATGTGGTGGAAATTTCGTGCCACGGCTCTAATTATATTATTCAGCAGATTATCAATTTATTGGTAGCAAAGGGTGCCCGGGCGGCAAAGCCGGGTGAGTTTACTTTGCGTGCTTTTTTAAACGGGGCTTTCGATCTGAGTCAGGCAGAGGCGGTGGCCGATTTGATTGCCTCTAACTCTAAGGCTTCGCACGATGTGGCGATGCAGCAGATGCGTGGTGGTTTTGCCACTGAACTGAAGGGCTTGCGGGAACAACTGATTCATTTTGCATCGATGATTGAGCTTGAGCTGGATTTTGCGGAGGAGGATGTTGAATTTGCGAATCGCGAGCAGTTGAAGAACCTGGTGAACAGGATCAGCGTTGTTTTGCGACGTTTGATCGGGTCGTTTGAGATGGGGAATGTGATTAAGAACGGGGTTCCGATTGTGATTGCGGGCAAGCCAAATGTGGGTAAATCGACGTTGTTAAATGCCTTGCTGAACGAGGAAAGGGCAATTGTTTCGGACATTGCGGGTACTACGCGTGATACGATTGAGGATGAACTGACGATTGGCGGCGTGGTGTTTCGGTTTATTGATACGGCGGGGATTCGCGATACGGCAGATATTATTGAGGCACTTGGTGTGGAGCGTACGCTGGAGAAAATGAAACTGGCGAAATTGATTATCTACATGGCGGATGCATCGCAAACCATTGCGGAAATTGAGGAGCAGGTTAAGGGCCTGAAACAATTGCAGATTCCTTATCTGATTATTGTAAATAAGGCTGATTTGATTGATGCAGACCGTCGCAAGGCGCTGGAAAGCATGGATGCGGTGCTGATTTCGGCACGCGACAAAGTGGGGATCGAAGAGCTGAAGGTTACTTTGCTTGAACAGGTGAATTTGCACCACATTAATACGGATGAAACGCTGGTTACAAATGTTCGCCATGTTGAGGCGCTAAAGCAGACGGAAAATGCGCTGCAAAGGGTGATGGATAATGTAGACAATCCGGTTACTTCTGATTTTTTGGCGATGGATATTAAACAGGCGCTGCATTACCTGGGCGAAATTACAGGTACAGTGACTACAGATGATCTGCTGGAAAATATTTTTACCAAGTTTTGCATTGGGAAGTAG
- a CDS encoding nucleotide pyrophosphohydrolase, with amino-acid sequence MTEEITAALLKFRDERDWEQFHNPKDLAIALNIEAAELLELFLWKDPEHANLDKIKEELADVFSYALLLANKYNLDVNQIILDKIKLNNHKYPIDKAKGTAKKYNEL; translated from the coding sequence ATGACCGAAGAAATAACAGCAGCATTATTGAAGTTTAGAGATGAGCGTGATTGGGAACAGTTTCACAATCCTAAAGATTTAGCAATTGCCTTAAATATTGAAGCAGCAGAATTGCTCGAGTTGTTTTTATGGAAAGATCCTGAGCATGCAAACCTTGACAAGATTAAAGAAGAGCTTGCTGACGTTTTTTCTTATGCACTGTTGTTGGCTAACAAATACAATCTAGATGTGAACCAAATCATTCTTGATAAGATCAAACTTAATAACCACAAGTATCCTATTGACAAGGCAAAAGGCACTGCAAAAAAATATAACGAGCTATAA
- a CDS encoding DNA/RNA helicase domain-containing protein, with protein MNNRYLISQSDFSENSITDLSLKHSNYTTWPLVYFLSEDKKHEAYVGETTDLVTRMRAHLKSDKKSDLKSIHLILSDLFNKSATLDIEANLIKYLAADGKYQLKNGNLGIANHQFYQQKEVYWDLFKDIWSELRTLGITRHSLDHLDNSDLFKYSPYKSLSIEQVEGLKTILKCLLDDNAKVSLIEGGAGTGKSILAIFLFKLLNSELEDFDLSDFDETDLELFDLFKRVKAKYLHLEMALVIPMSSFRKTISKVFKGIKGLKSNMVIGPAEVVRKKYDLLIVDESHRLRQRVNLGSYFYAFDQNCKRLGLDKMSSSELDWVLSQSNKSILFYDEQQSIKPSDVDSEQFKRLKQSTSTRYETLKTQLRIKGGPKYINFIHNLFHKENKISKPYLGGLSYEAFLYESLDEMVSDIKLKNQQFGLARLVAGFAWKWISRKDKSKFDIVINETRLQWNSVTIDWMHTPNAVNEVGCIHTIQGYDLNYAGIIIGPEIGYDPIKGEIIINEKFYQDKNGKNSIKDYEVLKNYIINIYQTVLLRGIRGTFIYVCDLELRNHFKNYWTLKRFERDVQELVTYNYKLNEQCIPFYDLSIAAGSFSEYQQVENVKYIELPDNLKANTDYFACKIVGESMNKVIPNGAIALFKKYTGGSRNGLICLVESTNIYDKDLGGQYTIKEYRSRKTITEDSWQHEEISLHPLSTDMNFETIVLRDEETIDFKVIGEFVRVL; from the coding sequence ATGAATAACCGTTATTTAATTAGTCAATCCGATTTTTCCGAAAATAGCATAACAGATTTAAGCTTAAAACATAGCAACTATACCACTTGGCCATTAGTTTATTTTTTAAGTGAAGATAAAAAACACGAAGCCTATGTGGGCGAAACTACAGATTTAGTCACCCGCATGCGAGCGCACCTAAAAAGCGACAAGAAAAGCGATTTAAAATCAATCCATTTAATTTTAAGTGATCTCTTTAATAAATCTGCAACGCTTGACATAGAGGCCAACTTGATTAAATATTTGGCTGCCGACGGGAAATATCAGTTAAAAAATGGTAATCTAGGCATTGCTAATCATCAGTTTTACCAACAAAAAGAGGTTTATTGGGATTTATTTAAAGATATATGGTCTGAACTCAGGACTCTTGGGATTACTCGACATTCATTAGATCATCTCGATAATTCGGATCTTTTTAAGTACTCTCCATACAAAAGCTTATCAATTGAACAGGTTGAAGGTTTAAAAACAATACTTAAGTGCTTATTGGATGACAACGCAAAAGTGAGCTTAATTGAAGGCGGAGCAGGTACAGGAAAAAGTATCTTGGCAATTTTTTTATTTAAGCTATTGAATTCGGAGCTAGAAGATTTTGATTTAAGCGATTTTGATGAAACTGACTTAGAACTTTTTGACTTATTTAAACGAGTTAAAGCGAAGTATCTTCATTTGGAAATGGCTTTAGTTATACCCATGTCTTCGTTTAGAAAAACGATATCAAAAGTTTTTAAAGGGATTAAGGGATTAAAGTCCAATATGGTAATCGGTCCTGCTGAGGTGGTAAGAAAAAAGTATGATCTTTTGATTGTTGACGAGTCTCACCGTTTAAGACAGCGGGTAAATTTAGGTTCTTACTTTTATGCGTTTGACCAAAATTGTAAAAGATTAGGGCTTGATAAAATGAGTAGTAGCGAACTAGATTGGGTTTTAAGTCAATCCAATAAGTCTATCCTATTTTATGATGAGCAGCAAAGTATAAAACCATCGGATGTCGATTCAGAGCAATTTAAGAGATTAAAACAATCGACATCTACTCGTTATGAAACATTAAAAACACAACTTCGAATTAAAGGTGGTCCGAAGTACATAAATTTCATTCATAATTTATTCCATAAGGAAAACAAAATTTCGAAACCTTACCTCGGCGGCTTAAGTTACGAGGCTTTTCTATATGAATCATTGGATGAGATGGTTAGCGACATTAAATTGAAAAATCAACAATTTGGTCTGGCTAGGTTAGTCGCAGGATTTGCCTGGAAATGGATTTCACGCAAGGATAAAAGTAAATTTGATATCGTTATTAATGAAACCCGGTTGCAGTGGAACTCGGTAACTATTGACTGGATGCATACACCGAATGCCGTTAATGAGGTGGGTTGCATCCATACCATACAAGGTTATGACCTTAATTATGCAGGTATAATTATAGGACCAGAAATCGGATATGATCCCATAAAAGGTGAGATTATTATAAATGAAAAGTTCTATCAAGATAAAAACGGTAAAAATTCGATCAAGGATTACGAAGTTTTAAAAAACTACATCATTAATATTTATCAGACAGTTCTATTACGGGGAATTAGAGGAACGTTTATTTATGTATGCGATTTAGAATTGAGAAATCATTTCAAAAACTACTGGACTTTGAAACGTTTTGAAAGAGATGTTCAAGAACTCGTAACCTATAACTACAAACTTAATGAACAATGTATTCCATTTTATGATTTGAGCATTGCTGCAGGCTCTTTCTCTGAATACCAGCAGGTTGAGAATGTTAAATACATTGAGCTGCCTGATAACTTGAAAGCAAATACTGATTATTTCGCTTGCAAAATAGTAGGCGAATCGATGAATAAGGTTATACCCAACGGAGCTATAGCATTATTTAAAAAGTATACAGGTGGTTCTCGTAATGGCTTGATCTGCTTAGTAGAGTCTACAAATATATATGATAAAGATCTGGGTGGTCAATACACAATAAAGGAATACCGGAGTCGGAAAACAATCACTGAAGATAGCTGGCAGCATGAGGAAATTTCTCTACATCCACTATCTACAGACATGAATTTTGAGACAATCGTTTTAAGAGACGAAGAGACTATCGATTTTAAGGTAATTGGTGAATTCGTGAGGGTTTTGTAG
- a CDS encoding STAS-like domain-containing protein, producing MKISVYNILNSGNASLHTDGIQVFNAIKKSFDNNRSEQIEVDFTNIKRCSTLFLNASFGKLLAEYGEETVKKCIHPSSYTEILNFMYKYQDMWDNFINKDNYQAYREEAFA from the coding sequence ATGAAAATCAGTGTATATAATATATTGAATAGCGGAAATGCTTCGTTGCATACCGATGGTATTCAGGTTTTCAATGCAATTAAAAAATCTTTCGACAATAATAGAAGTGAGCAGATTGAAGTTGATTTTACAAATATTAAACGTTGTTCGACTCTTTTTTTAAACGCTTCATTCGGAAAATTATTAGCCGAATATGGTGAAGAAACTGTTAAAAAATGTATTCACCCATCAAGTTATACAGAAATATTAAATTTCATGTACAAATATCAGGATATGTGGGATAATTTTATCAATAAAGATAATTATCAAGCATACAGAGAAGAAGCGTTCGCTTAA
- a CDS encoding PIN domain-containing protein, whose amino-acid sequence MNIINLYTDSSPKDCYYILDSNVWLPILGLDDAPTSMHYHDFFDKLVKKETCQILMSAIQLSEILNRLLRFDARKVFDRRYKGKTGSVPNFTFFYKEEYRCSNDFKLKYDAIIDDISAYSSAFKMVEPRQFEFEALTSFKANKMDFNDHYFCLLAQENDATIVTDDADFFGLEVNVATFNLKLYKAFKNSMQAK is encoded by the coding sequence TTGAACATCATCAATTTATATACAGATAGCAGTCCAAAAGACTGCTATTATATTTTAGACAGTAATGTTTGGCTCCCAATTTTGGGATTAGACGATGCACCAACAAGTATGCATTATCATGATTTTTTTGACAAATTAGTCAAAAAAGAAACCTGCCAAATATTGATGAGCGCAATTCAACTTAGTGAAATTTTAAACAGGTTATTACGTTTTGATGCAAGAAAAGTTTTTGACAGGCGATATAAGGGTAAGACTGGAAGTGTGCCAAATTTTACCTTTTTTTATAAGGAAGAATACAGGTGTAGCAACGATTTTAAGTTAAAATATGATGCTATCATTGATGATATTTCTGCATATTCGTCAGCATTTAAAATGGTAGAACCCAGACAATTCGAGTTTGAAGCATTAACAAGCTTTAAGGCAAATAAGATGGACTTTAACGATCATTATTTCTGTCTTTTAGCACAAGAGAACGACGCAACAATTGTAACCGATGATGCAGACTTTTTTGGATTAGAGGTTAATGTCGCAACATTTAATTTAAAGCTGTACAAAGCATTTAAAAATAGCATGCAGGCCAAGTAA
- a CDS encoding NAD(P)H-binding protein, giving the protein MLLITGATGNIGQQLIDQLTAKQRKPVIALTRDASKAKELFPVSTEIKEVDVLDTPRLTEVFAEAEALFILNPPADVSTDIDLEERKTVKSILEALKSIPTKRVVVQSTLGNQPGEHIADLGVLYALEQGIKTMHHDYHIIRPAYYISNWKPAIATAKENGFITSFYPEDFRMPMVAPRDIAKLAAELLTQERSERISNIVGPTDYSPADVAAALSNIFNKEIKVKVIDEKDWEGVYQSLGFSPQAAHSYTNMTRITLKGGVEYPEDAVVGETSIEEYLRGCEGLLK; this is encoded by the coding sequence ATGCTGCTAATAACAGGTGCTACAGGTAATATCGGCCAACAGCTAATTGATCAACTGACGGCAAAACAGCGCAAGCCGGTTATCGCCCTAACCCGCGACGCTTCAAAAGCAAAGGAATTGTTTCCTGTTTCTACGGAAATAAAGGAAGTTGACGTACTCGATACCCCACGGCTTACGGAGGTGTTTGCTGAGGCTGAAGCGCTTTTTATTCTCAATCCGCCAGCCGATGTTTCTACAGACATTGATCTTGAGGAACGAAAAACAGTCAAATCGATACTCGAAGCGCTCAAAAGCATTCCGACGAAAAGGGTAGTGGTCCAATCTACTTTGGGCAATCAGCCCGGCGAGCACATCGCCGATCTTGGCGTTCTCTACGCATTGGAACAGGGAATAAAAACAATGCATCACGATTATCATATCATTCGCCCAGCTTATTACATAAGCAACTGGAAACCCGCCATTGCAACCGCAAAGGAAAATGGTTTTATTACGTCCTTTTATCCTGAAGATTTCCGCATGCCGATGGTGGCCCCCAGAGACATCGCCAAACTAGCAGCCGAGTTGCTTACACAGGAGCGGTCCGAACGAATCAGCAACATCGTGGGGCCAACCGACTACTCGCCAGCAGATGTGGCCGCTGCTTTAAGCAACATATTTAACAAGGAAATAAAAGTTAAAGTGATAGATGAAAAGGACTGGGAAGGTGTTTATCAGTCGCTGGGTTTTTCGCCTCAGGCGGCCCACAGCTACACGAACATGACGCGGATAACGCTGAAAGGCGGGGTTGAATATCCAGAGGATGCGGTTGTTGGGGAGACTTCGATTGAGGAGTATTTGAGGGGGTGTGAGGGGCTGTTAAAATAA
- a CDS encoding MOSC domain-containing protein, whose translation MNNYPISGIFIYPIKSLGGISVDAAVVEERGLRYDRRWMLVDENNTFITQRKYAELSLLDVQLNADCLEVSHKMEARKAVKFGIDEHSDVLISVTIWDDATFAHEVNPAVSAWFTDFMQMNVRLVKIAEDARRLVDTDYAHHDEVVSFADGYPCLLIGQSALDGLNAKLDSAIGMDRFRPNFVFTGGEPHVEDDFATFSVGEVTFNAVKPCARCVLTTIDQQTGAKGAEPLKTLATYRKKGNKIMFGQNLLHQGTGVVRVGDELVVEKWK comes from the coding sequence ATGAACAATTACCCCATTTCGGGCATCTTTATTTATCCTATAAAATCGTTGGGCGGCATCAGTGTCGATGCTGCTGTGGTTGAAGAAAGGGGGCTTCGCTACGACCGCCGATGGATGTTGGTTGACGAAAATAACACGTTTATTACGCAAAGAAAGTATGCGGAACTTTCGCTGTTAGATGTACAACTGAACGCCGATTGCTTGGAGGTGAGCCATAAAATGGAAGCCCGTAAAGCGGTTAAATTTGGTATTGACGAACATAGCGACGTATTAATTTCAGTTACGATTTGGGATGACGCGACTTTCGCTCATGAAGTGAACCCTGCGGTTAGCGCGTGGTTTACGGATTTTATGCAAATGAATGTGAGGCTGGTTAAAATTGCCGAAGATGCCAGGCGACTTGTGGACACCGACTATGCACATCATGATGAAGTGGTGAGCTTTGCGGATGGTTACCCCTGTTTGCTGATCGGACAATCGGCATTGGATGGGCTAAACGCGAAACTGGATAGCGCTATCGGAATGGACCGTTTTCGCCCGAACTTTGTTTTTACGGGGGGCGAGCCACACGTTGAGGATGATTTTGCCACTTTTTCAGTCGGCGAGGTTACATTTAATGCGGTAAAGCCCTGCGCACGGTGTGTTTTAACCACTATTGATCAGCAAACGGGAGCAAAAGGCGCCGAACCGTTAAAAACATTGGCCACCTATCGCAAGAAGGGCAATAAAATCATGTTCGGGCAAAATTTACTTCACCAGGGAACGGGTGTCGTTCGGGTTGGCGACGAACTTGTGGTTGAAAAATGGAAATAA